A DNA window from Drosophila biarmipes strain raj3 chromosome 2R, RU_DBia_V1.1, whole genome shotgun sequence contains the following coding sequences:
- the LOC108030195 gene encoding uncharacterized protein LOC108030195 isoform X3: MNYQKASEKQSPSSLKKRPPGGNGNSIQNFWNERIMERFIKANLFIICCVVAVLLLIVYLGAFSCEVSWILEAHGELPFAAYTLCSLYFVMFVATTILIHGLVSGLCWPLFAWSGIIGLLSIPELVFVMIMTTQHWGLQSVHGLTELTSYLIRLIINCFALICVIPTGIRWRRETQVLSQLQGLATRLSLQTPAPSVPMTKADSRRSSQRLSGFENTGYQLCDETASKLPQGPGIGLALNNQCGGSQAFGSQNEFNASMFAPALVQQFNNGTLMQRSGAAGATNGHRAQSLMDLRCTLPGMYNPRHVLDTEDKNAKYFNITIDDLKNNLQDSHRPSPPSLIGSTSNDPIYCSIEPKQLTPPPAQQRNYHRPRGTHKQPPPGKLSRNCVSLENLDGISKVQNDLNAYGKNLLQNYTQQQQYYLAMLLHQQQQQQLHHQQAAGGIYRRPSNCSSAGGFVGPVLAQPMQRRGSTHSQQMQYYGGFGYANYANPYITANSKLSLGNESDDYRKYRDVAL; this comes from the exons ATGAATTATCAGAAGGCCAGTGAAAAGCAGTCGCCGTCCTCATTGAAGAAGCGACCGCCGGGCGGCAACGGCAATAGCATACAAAACTTTTGGAACGAACGCATTATGGAGCGCTTCATAAAGGCGAATCTATTCATTATCTGCTGCGTGGTGGCGGTTCTTCTGCTG ATCGTCTATCTGGGGGCCTTCTCGTGCGAGGTCTCTTGGATACTGGAGGCCCACGGCGAGCTGCCCTTCGCCGCCTACACGCTCTGCTCGCTTTACTTCGTCATGTTCGTGGCCACCACGATCCTCATCCACGGCCTGGTCAGCGGGCTCTGCTGGCCCCTGTTTGCCTGGTCCGGCATCATCGGCCTGCTCTCGATTCCCGAGCTGGTCTTTGTCATGATCATGACCACCCAGCACTGG GGACTTCAATCCGTGCATGGACTGACCGAGCTGACCTCGTACCTGATTCGCCTGATCATCAACTGCTTTGCGCTGATCTGCGTGATTCCCACGGGCATCCGGTGGCGTCGGGAGACCCAGGTGCTGAGCCAGCTGCAGGGACTGGCCACCAGACTCTCCCTGCAAACGCCCGCACCCAGCGTGCCCATGACCAAGGCGGATTCCCGACGCTCCAGCCAGCGGCTGAGTGGCTTCGAGAACACCGGCTACCAGCTATGCGATGAAACGGCCTCCAAGTTGCCGCAGGGTCCGGGAATAGGACTGGCTCTGAACAACCAATGTGGCGGCAGTCAGGCGTTTGGCTCCCAGAATGAGTTCAATGCCAGCATGTTTGCTCCGGCCTTGGTGCAGCAATTCAACAATGGAACACTGATGCAGCGCAGTGGCGCAGCTGGAGCTACTAATGGCCATCGCGCCCAATCCCTGATGGATCTGCGCTGCACTCTGCCCGGAATGTACAATCCCAGACACGTGCTCGATACCGAGGACAAGAACGCCAAGTACTTCAACATAACCATCGACGATCTGAAGAACAATCTGCAGGACTCGCATCGACCATCGCCACCTTCGCTGATTGGCTCTACCAGCAACGATCCCATCTACTGCTCCATCGAACCCAAGCAGTTGACGCCACCACCCGCTCAGCAAAGGAACTACCATCGTCCACGGGGAACGCACAAGCAGCCGCCACCCGGCAAACTGTCGCGGAATTGTGTTTCCCTCGAAAACCTGGACGGAATAAGTAAGGTGCAGAATGACTTGAACGCCTATGGAAAAAATCTCCTCCAGAATtacacgcagcagcagcagtattACCTTGCCATGTTgctgcaccagcagcagcagcaacagttgcacCACCAACAGGCGGCGGGTGGCATCTACCGCCGACCATCAAACTGCAGTTCCGCGGGAGGATTCGTGGGCCCCGTGCTGGCACAGCCGATGCAGCGACGCGGCTCCACCCACAGCCAGCAGATGCAGTACTACGGGGGCTTTGGCTATGCCAACTACGCCAATCCGTACATCACGGCCAACAGCAAGCTGTCGCTGGGCAACGAATCCGACGACTACCGGAAGTACCGCGATGTGGCTCTTTGA
- the LOC108030242 gene encoding protein rigor mortis, producing the protein MNSQVMYHNVPTPPGNVSLAAAAPDGGLLYAGVRCINYISAPPANGEQPQVVTMSTRINILALDVSPMWGTANGGPVKPFAIVGDDLSVQVWDCGLGEAVIGHKAHQHQHEARDVRGVHHTTNSVLMSYLANGNILSLDASDLVIYCVASNSYCRRPTFISPRNHQLTILRCSPYNDNLFAVGTAMGNVLVCDLRKMNIAYKFHGHKAPICGLAWREVPAPTEEHLNDLTSRAEQWRSRNGGQEEKPKPKPPPLTKSRAAESDDLFDIYNFDHLECEFGAPVAARRRSSEDCGGGFVGLEKPAGAAALDFVEACESVKADLLANRQEETTQHVEVTLNDCEPTKPTGPLSDASTISNKHDASESTEGSLEVIQYSSSSDDAVIVDGEAAKPKREVLHHIYHQAEVHASETHQAKSEPESNLQVVPAISTETISSTSVNSARLDTLLVSIDGDEVMMIWNANTGAHAGKNYSKSKAAGKLNNVYWLNDQVIVSLSRHQLFFWSLDFERKLLRYKISKDKSHSCHLQDIVSFSCDSSKEMIWLCRNNRQIGMMNPQSGQVSAFYGTVAFGVRAMAECPDDMNKIALGCSDRRVAFFDISKLSTSCLPIDSVYVASNVYSLAWSPNCLELAFGTFDGTVGILDVERMKVKTHLRTPHKKEVYSLVWQDHFIYFIVNRMFGFFDLSKSKTEPIIVNCISRPSYLSVRGSFLFVGTDDGLLQLHERDSGMDKSWTPFIRQSALLARYVTDIAWCPLDNDKFAVAGNDKSVYVMEFQPAERNWRTQHTFTANAEKASITSLKWSHTQKHLLLSFHIEGKVCLWNCNEPEKPPLTITYHCPMWCGMFLPTNENIIMCSGKALSVELIDIKAGDEKSICPKVDALLNVKWASKSLTQPYAPVLTAADKKRQRREQRKATAKLQNEAANKEDKKIQESDKPVNENSVKDVQSKETPVEEMLGALSLDKKSQKINPKECPKCKELEARQPPDSFLTHSRTCLYLTQKELNKSALEKLAIVLTEDAAKIDKSVLMSKLFSTKVMAKELIASELTNLKHSNTRDIAPLCLAISTFKLREELEQHMANKTLTEWHLSVAPSVSFTLWQDCCRAYAKQMEEKGFIMHAATYLFSLGMQSEAINLFLANEYYKEALAHARICLPATDPLIKTIINKWLEQLEGTGNFAAAALICVLDNEMLRGYSYLRKFRNCTPEIAELMDQIKRIGQLGGVLDGCAPIEPIHNGSAAEH; encoded by the exons ATGAACTCACAGGTGATGTACCACAATGTGCCCACTCCGCCGGGCAACGTGTCTTTGGCGGCAGCCGCTCCTGACGGCGGTTTGCTGTACGCCGGCGTTCGCTGTATCAACTACATATCCGCTCCCCCGGCAAACGGCGAGCAACCCCAAGTGGTGACCATGTCGACGCGGATCAACATCCTCGCCCTAGACGTGAGTCCCATGTGGGGCACTGCCAACGGCGGACCGGTCAAGCCGTTCGCTATCGTCGGCGATGACCTGAGCGTTCAGGTCTGGGATTGCGGATTGGGAGAGGCCGTCATCGGCCACAAGGCCCATCAGCATCAGCACGAGGCGCGCGATGTGCGCGGAGTGCACCACACAACGAACTCGGTGCTGATGAGCTACCTAGCCAACGGCAACATACTGTCCCTGGACGCCAGCGACCTAGTCATCTATTGTGTGGCCTCCAACAGCTATTGCCGTCGCCCCACCTTCATATCACCCAGGAACCACCAGCTAACAATACTGCGCTGCTCCCCGTACAACGACAATCTTTTCGCCGTGGGAACGGCAATGGGAAATGTGCTAGTCTGCGACCTGCGCAAGATGAACATCGCCTACAAGTTCCACGGCCACAAGGCGCCCATCTGCGGCCTGGCCTGGCGGGAGGTGCCTGCTCCAACGGAGGAGCACCTTAACGATCTGACATCGAGGGCTGAACAGTGGCGCAGCCGTAACGGGGGCCAGGAGGAGAAGCCCAAGCCAAAGCCACCACCGCTGACCAAATCCAGGGCAGCTGAGTCCGATGACTTGTTCGACATTTACAACTTTGATCACCTGGAGTGCGAGTTTGGAGCGCCTGTGGCTGCGCGACGCCGATCCTCTGAAGACTGCGGCGGTGGGTTCGTCGGACTGGAGAAGCCAGCCGGTGCTGCTGCCCTGGATTTCGTCGAAGCCTGCGAGAGTGTGAAGGCGGATCTTTTGGCCAACCGCCAGGAGGAAACCACCCAGCACGTGGAGGTTACCCTAAACGACTGTGAGCCAACAAAACCTACGGGTCCATTGAGTGATGCCAGCACTATAAGCAACAAACATGATGCCAGTGAATCCACCGAAGGCAGTCTCGAGGTCATTCAGTACAGCTCTTCCAGTGACGATGCCGTGATCGTCGATGGCGAGGCAGCAAAGCCAAAGAGAGAAGTGCTGCACCACATCTATCACCAGGCTGAGGTGCACGCCTCGGAAACACATCAGGCCAAGTCCGAGCCCGAAAGCAATCTCCAAGTGGTGCCTGCCATTAGCACGGAGACCATCAGCTCGACCTCCGTAAACAGCGCTCGGTTGGACACTCTGCTAGTTTCCATTGACGGGGATGAGGTGATGATGATTTGGAATGCTAATACAGGAGCTCATGCTGGAAAGAACTACAGCAAGAGCAAGGCAGCAG GCAAGCTCAACAACGTATACTGGCTAAACGACCAGGTCATTGTTTCCCTGAGTCGCCATCAGCTGTTCTTCTGGTCACTGGACTTTGAACGAAAGTTGCTTCGCTACAAGATCAGCAAGGACAAATCGCACAGTTGCCATTTGCAGGACATAGTGTCCTTCTCGTGCGACTCTAGCAAGGAGATGATTTGGTTATGTAGGAATAATCGTCAGATCGGAATGATGAATCCACAGAGCGGCCAAGTGAGTGCCTTCTACGGCACAGTGGCATTCGGAGTGCGAGCGATGGCCGAGTGCCCGGATGATATGAACAA AATCGCTTTGGGTTGCTCGGACCGCCGCGTGGCCTTCTTTGATATATCGAAGCTCTCGACCAGCTGCCTGCCCATCGATAGCGTCTATGTGGCCAGTAATGTCTACTCCCTCGCTTGGAGTCCAAACTGCTTGGAGCTCGCCTTTGGCACCTTCGACGGAACG GTTGGCATCCTTGATGTGGAGCGCATGAAGGTGAAGACGCACTTACGGACGCCCCACAAGAAGGAAGTCTACTCCCTGGTGTGGCAGGACCACTTTATATACTTTATCGTGAATCGCATGTTTGGGTTTTTCGACTTGAGCAAATCAAAAACTG AGCCCATAATTGTGAACTGCATCTCGCGACCCAGTTACCTCAGCGTTCGCGGATCCTTCCTTTTTGTGGGCACTGATGATGGTCTACTGCAGCTCCATGAGCGAGATTCAGGAATGGACAAGTCCTGGACTCCGTTTATCCGCCAGTCAGCTTTACTTGCTCGCTATGTGACCGATATAGCCTGGTGTCCGCTAGACAACGATAAATTTGCAGTGGCGGGCAACGACAAATCCGTGTATGTGATGGAGTTCCAGCCTGCGGAGCGCAACTGGAGAACACAGCACACTTTCACGGCCAACGCGGAGAAGGCCTCGATTACCTCACTTAAGTGGAGCCATACCCAGAAGCATCTGCTGCTCAGCTTCCACATCGAGGGAAAGGTGTGCCTGTGGAACTGCAACGAGCCGGAGAAACCACCACTGACCATCACCTATCACTGCCCCATGTGGTGTGGAATGTTTTTGCCCACGAACGAAAATATTATCATGTGCTCGGGAAAGGCACTCTCTGTGGAGCTAATCGACATCAAGGCCGGTGATGAGAAGAGCATCTGTCCCAAAGTGGATGCCCTGTTGAACGTTAAGTGGGCAAGCAAATCCCTGACGCAGCCCTACGCTCCGGTTCTCACAGCGGCTGACAAGAAGCGACAGCGTCGCGAGCAGCGTAAAGCGACAGCTAAACTACAAAATGAGGCAGCTAACAAGGAAGACAAGAAAATCCAGGAATCGGACAAGCCCGTCAACGAAAATTCTGTTAAGGATGTGCAATCGAAAGAGACTCCTGTGGAGGAGATGCTGGGAGCTCTCAGCTTAGACAAGAAGTCTCAGAAGATAAACCCAAAGGAGTGTCCAAAGTGCAAGGAGCTGGAAGCTAGGCAGCCACCCGACAGTTTCCTCACA CACAGCCGCACCTGTCTCTACCTCACCCAGAAGGAGCTCAACAAAAGCGCCCTAGAGAAGCTGGCCATTGTTCTTACCGAAGACGCAGCCAAGATCGACAAGTCAGTGCTGATGTCAAAGCTTTTCAGTACCAAAGTGATGGCTAAGGAGCTCATTGCGTCAGAGT TAACCAACCTGAAGCATTCGAACACGAGAGACATAGCACCTCTTTGTCTGGCCATTTCTACGTTCAAGTTGCGCGAAGAACTGGAGCAGCATATGGCCAACAAGACGCTAACCGAATGGCATCTCTCGGTGGCCCCCTCAGTCTCTTTTAC GCTTTGGCAGGACTGCTGTCGGGCCTATGCCAAGCAGATGGAGGAAAAGGGCTTCATTATGCACGCAGCTACGTATCTCTTTAGCCTGGGAATGCAGTCGGAAGCCATCAATCTGTTCCTGGCCAACGAGTACTACAAAGAGGCGCTGGCTCATGCGCGCATCTGCCTGCCAGCAACGGATCCCCTGATCAAAACCATAATTAACAAGTGGCTCGAGCAACTCGAGGGGACGGGCAACTTTGCTGCGGCAGCCCTGAT ATGCGTGCTGGACAACGAAATGCTGCGCGGCTACTCTTATTTGAGGAAGTTCCGCAACTGCACTCCCGAAATCGCCGAACTGATGgaccaaatcaaacggattgGCCAGCTGGGCGGAGTGCTAGATGGTTGTGCCCCCATTGAGCCAATACACAACGGCTCTGCGGCCGAGCATTAG
- the LOC108030195 gene encoding uncharacterized protein LOC108030195 isoform X1: MAQAVSREAESAARRNVLVALCVSSCPYPCVFEWQPKQKASEKQSPSSLKKRPPGGNGNSIQNFWNERIMERFIKANLFIICCVVAVLLLIVYLGAFSCEVSWILEAHGELPFAAYTLCSLYFVMFVATTILIHGLVSGLCWPLFAWSGIIGLLSIPELVFVMIMTTQHWGLQSVHGLTELTSYLIRLIINCFALICVIPTGIRWRRETQVLSQLQGLATRLSLQTPAPSVPMTKADSRRSSQRLSGFENTGYQLCDETASKLPQGPGIGLALNNQCGGSQAFGSQNEFNASMFAPALVQQFNNGTLMQRSGAAGATNGHRAQSLMDLRCTLPGMYNPRHVLDTEDKNAKYFNITIDDLKNNLQDSHRPSPPSLIGSTSNDPIYCSIEPKQLTPPPAQQRNYHRPRGTHKQPPPGKLSRNCVSLENLDGISKVQNDLNAYGKNLLQNYTQQQQYYLAMLLHQQQQQQLHHQQAAGGIYRRPSNCSSAGGFVGPVLAQPMQRRGSTHSQQMQYYGGFGYANYANPYITANSKLSLGNESDDYRKYRDVAL, from the exons ATGGCACAGGCCGTTAGCCGAGAGGCTGAGAGTGCTGCTCGGCGGAACGTTTTGGTTGCTCTTTGTGTCTCATCTTGTCCATACCCATGTGTATTCGAGTGGCAGCCGAAacaa AAGGCCAGTGAAAAGCAGTCGCCGTCCTCATTGAAGAAGCGACCGCCGGGCGGCAACGGCAATAGCATACAAAACTTTTGGAACGAACGCATTATGGAGCGCTTCATAAAGGCGAATCTATTCATTATCTGCTGCGTGGTGGCGGTTCTTCTGCTG ATCGTCTATCTGGGGGCCTTCTCGTGCGAGGTCTCTTGGATACTGGAGGCCCACGGCGAGCTGCCCTTCGCCGCCTACACGCTCTGCTCGCTTTACTTCGTCATGTTCGTGGCCACCACGATCCTCATCCACGGCCTGGTCAGCGGGCTCTGCTGGCCCCTGTTTGCCTGGTCCGGCATCATCGGCCTGCTCTCGATTCCCGAGCTGGTCTTTGTCATGATCATGACCACCCAGCACTGG GGACTTCAATCCGTGCATGGACTGACCGAGCTGACCTCGTACCTGATTCGCCTGATCATCAACTGCTTTGCGCTGATCTGCGTGATTCCCACGGGCATCCGGTGGCGTCGGGAGACCCAGGTGCTGAGCCAGCTGCAGGGACTGGCCACCAGACTCTCCCTGCAAACGCCCGCACCCAGCGTGCCCATGACCAAGGCGGATTCCCGACGCTCCAGCCAGCGGCTGAGTGGCTTCGAGAACACCGGCTACCAGCTATGCGATGAAACGGCCTCCAAGTTGCCGCAGGGTCCGGGAATAGGACTGGCTCTGAACAACCAATGTGGCGGCAGTCAGGCGTTTGGCTCCCAGAATGAGTTCAATGCCAGCATGTTTGCTCCGGCCTTGGTGCAGCAATTCAACAATGGAACACTGATGCAGCGCAGTGGCGCAGCTGGAGCTACTAATGGCCATCGCGCCCAATCCCTGATGGATCTGCGCTGCACTCTGCCCGGAATGTACAATCCCAGACACGTGCTCGATACCGAGGACAAGAACGCCAAGTACTTCAACATAACCATCGACGATCTGAAGAACAATCTGCAGGACTCGCATCGACCATCGCCACCTTCGCTGATTGGCTCTACCAGCAACGATCCCATCTACTGCTCCATCGAACCCAAGCAGTTGACGCCACCACCCGCTCAGCAAAGGAACTACCATCGTCCACGGGGAACGCACAAGCAGCCGCCACCCGGCAAACTGTCGCGGAATTGTGTTTCCCTCGAAAACCTGGACGGAATAAGTAAGGTGCAGAATGACTTGAACGCCTATGGAAAAAATCTCCTCCAGAATtacacgcagcagcagcagtattACCTTGCCATGTTgctgcaccagcagcagcagcaacagttgcacCACCAACAGGCGGCGGGTGGCATCTACCGCCGACCATCAAACTGCAGTTCCGCGGGAGGATTCGTGGGCCCCGTGCTGGCACAGCCGATGCAGCGACGCGGCTCCACCCACAGCCAGCAGATGCAGTACTACGGGGGCTTTGGCTATGCCAACTACGCCAATCCGTACATCACGGCCAACAGCAAGCTGTCGCTGGGCAACGAATCCGACGACTACCGGAAGTACCGCGATGTGGCTCTTTGA
- the LOC108030195 gene encoding uncharacterized protein LOC108030195 isoform X2, whose translation MAQAVSREAESAARRNVLVALCVSSCPYPCVFEWQPKQASEKQSPSSLKKRPPGGNGNSIQNFWNERIMERFIKANLFIICCVVAVLLLIVYLGAFSCEVSWILEAHGELPFAAYTLCSLYFVMFVATTILIHGLVSGLCWPLFAWSGIIGLLSIPELVFVMIMTTQHWGLQSVHGLTELTSYLIRLIINCFALICVIPTGIRWRRETQVLSQLQGLATRLSLQTPAPSVPMTKADSRRSSQRLSGFENTGYQLCDETASKLPQGPGIGLALNNQCGGSQAFGSQNEFNASMFAPALVQQFNNGTLMQRSGAAGATNGHRAQSLMDLRCTLPGMYNPRHVLDTEDKNAKYFNITIDDLKNNLQDSHRPSPPSLIGSTSNDPIYCSIEPKQLTPPPAQQRNYHRPRGTHKQPPPGKLSRNCVSLENLDGISKVQNDLNAYGKNLLQNYTQQQQYYLAMLLHQQQQQQLHHQQAAGGIYRRPSNCSSAGGFVGPVLAQPMQRRGSTHSQQMQYYGGFGYANYANPYITANSKLSLGNESDDYRKYRDVAL comes from the exons ATGGCACAGGCCGTTAGCCGAGAGGCTGAGAGTGCTGCTCGGCGGAACGTTTTGGTTGCTCTTTGTGTCTCATCTTGTCCATACCCATGTGTATTCGAGTGGCAGCCGAAacaa GCCAGTGAAAAGCAGTCGCCGTCCTCATTGAAGAAGCGACCGCCGGGCGGCAACGGCAATAGCATACAAAACTTTTGGAACGAACGCATTATGGAGCGCTTCATAAAGGCGAATCTATTCATTATCTGCTGCGTGGTGGCGGTTCTTCTGCTG ATCGTCTATCTGGGGGCCTTCTCGTGCGAGGTCTCTTGGATACTGGAGGCCCACGGCGAGCTGCCCTTCGCCGCCTACACGCTCTGCTCGCTTTACTTCGTCATGTTCGTGGCCACCACGATCCTCATCCACGGCCTGGTCAGCGGGCTCTGCTGGCCCCTGTTTGCCTGGTCCGGCATCATCGGCCTGCTCTCGATTCCCGAGCTGGTCTTTGTCATGATCATGACCACCCAGCACTGG GGACTTCAATCCGTGCATGGACTGACCGAGCTGACCTCGTACCTGATTCGCCTGATCATCAACTGCTTTGCGCTGATCTGCGTGATTCCCACGGGCATCCGGTGGCGTCGGGAGACCCAGGTGCTGAGCCAGCTGCAGGGACTGGCCACCAGACTCTCCCTGCAAACGCCCGCACCCAGCGTGCCCATGACCAAGGCGGATTCCCGACGCTCCAGCCAGCGGCTGAGTGGCTTCGAGAACACCGGCTACCAGCTATGCGATGAAACGGCCTCCAAGTTGCCGCAGGGTCCGGGAATAGGACTGGCTCTGAACAACCAATGTGGCGGCAGTCAGGCGTTTGGCTCCCAGAATGAGTTCAATGCCAGCATGTTTGCTCCGGCCTTGGTGCAGCAATTCAACAATGGAACACTGATGCAGCGCAGTGGCGCAGCTGGAGCTACTAATGGCCATCGCGCCCAATCCCTGATGGATCTGCGCTGCACTCTGCCCGGAATGTACAATCCCAGACACGTGCTCGATACCGAGGACAAGAACGCCAAGTACTTCAACATAACCATCGACGATCTGAAGAACAATCTGCAGGACTCGCATCGACCATCGCCACCTTCGCTGATTGGCTCTACCAGCAACGATCCCATCTACTGCTCCATCGAACCCAAGCAGTTGACGCCACCACCCGCTCAGCAAAGGAACTACCATCGTCCACGGGGAACGCACAAGCAGCCGCCACCCGGCAAACTGTCGCGGAATTGTGTTTCCCTCGAAAACCTGGACGGAATAAGTAAGGTGCAGAATGACTTGAACGCCTATGGAAAAAATCTCCTCCAGAATtacacgcagcagcagcagtattACCTTGCCATGTTgctgcaccagcagcagcagcaacagttgcacCACCAACAGGCGGCGGGTGGCATCTACCGCCGACCATCAAACTGCAGTTCCGCGGGAGGATTCGTGGGCCCCGTGCTGGCACAGCCGATGCAGCGACGCGGCTCCACCCACAGCCAGCAGATGCAGTACTACGGGGGCTTTGGCTATGCCAACTACGCCAATCCGTACATCACGGCCAACAGCAAGCTGTCGCTGGGCAACGAATCCGACGACTACCGGAAGTACCGCGATGTGGCTCTTTGA
- the LOC108030195 gene encoding uncharacterized protein LOC108030195 isoform X4 encodes MERFIKANLFIICCVVAVLLLIVYLGAFSCEVSWILEAHGELPFAAYTLCSLYFVMFVATTILIHGLVSGLCWPLFAWSGIIGLLSIPELVFVMIMTTQHWGLQSVHGLTELTSYLIRLIINCFALICVIPTGIRWRRETQVLSQLQGLATRLSLQTPAPSVPMTKADSRRSSQRLSGFENTGYQLCDETASKLPQGPGIGLALNNQCGGSQAFGSQNEFNASMFAPALVQQFNNGTLMQRSGAAGATNGHRAQSLMDLRCTLPGMYNPRHVLDTEDKNAKYFNITIDDLKNNLQDSHRPSPPSLIGSTSNDPIYCSIEPKQLTPPPAQQRNYHRPRGTHKQPPPGKLSRNCVSLENLDGISKVQNDLNAYGKNLLQNYTQQQQYYLAMLLHQQQQQQLHHQQAAGGIYRRPSNCSSAGGFVGPVLAQPMQRRGSTHSQQMQYYGGFGYANYANPYITANSKLSLGNESDDYRKYRDVAL; translated from the exons ATGGAGCGCTTCATAAAGGCGAATCTATTCATTATCTGCTGCGTGGTGGCGGTTCTTCTGCTG ATCGTCTATCTGGGGGCCTTCTCGTGCGAGGTCTCTTGGATACTGGAGGCCCACGGCGAGCTGCCCTTCGCCGCCTACACGCTCTGCTCGCTTTACTTCGTCATGTTCGTGGCCACCACGATCCTCATCCACGGCCTGGTCAGCGGGCTCTGCTGGCCCCTGTTTGCCTGGTCCGGCATCATCGGCCTGCTCTCGATTCCCGAGCTGGTCTTTGTCATGATCATGACCACCCAGCACTGG GGACTTCAATCCGTGCATGGACTGACCGAGCTGACCTCGTACCTGATTCGCCTGATCATCAACTGCTTTGCGCTGATCTGCGTGATTCCCACGGGCATCCGGTGGCGTCGGGAGACCCAGGTGCTGAGCCAGCTGCAGGGACTGGCCACCAGACTCTCCCTGCAAACGCCCGCACCCAGCGTGCCCATGACCAAGGCGGATTCCCGACGCTCCAGCCAGCGGCTGAGTGGCTTCGAGAACACCGGCTACCAGCTATGCGATGAAACGGCCTCCAAGTTGCCGCAGGGTCCGGGAATAGGACTGGCTCTGAACAACCAATGTGGCGGCAGTCAGGCGTTTGGCTCCCAGAATGAGTTCAATGCCAGCATGTTTGCTCCGGCCTTGGTGCAGCAATTCAACAATGGAACACTGATGCAGCGCAGTGGCGCAGCTGGAGCTACTAATGGCCATCGCGCCCAATCCCTGATGGATCTGCGCTGCACTCTGCCCGGAATGTACAATCCCAGACACGTGCTCGATACCGAGGACAAGAACGCCAAGTACTTCAACATAACCATCGACGATCTGAAGAACAATCTGCAGGACTCGCATCGACCATCGCCACCTTCGCTGATTGGCTCTACCAGCAACGATCCCATCTACTGCTCCATCGAACCCAAGCAGTTGACGCCACCACCCGCTCAGCAAAGGAACTACCATCGTCCACGGGGAACGCACAAGCAGCCGCCACCCGGCAAACTGTCGCGGAATTGTGTTTCCCTCGAAAACCTGGACGGAATAAGTAAGGTGCAGAATGACTTGAACGCCTATGGAAAAAATCTCCTCCAGAATtacacgcagcagcagcagtattACCTTGCCATGTTgctgcaccagcagcagcagcaacagttgcacCACCAACAGGCGGCGGGTGGCATCTACCGCCGACCATCAAACTGCAGTTCCGCGGGAGGATTCGTGGGCCCCGTGCTGGCACAGCCGATGCAGCGACGCGGCTCCACCCACAGCCAGCAGATGCAGTACTACGGGGGCTTTGGCTATGCCAACTACGCCAATCCGTACATCACGGCCAACAGCAAGCTGTCGCTGGGCAACGAATCCGACGACTACCGGAAGTACCGCGATGTGGCTCTTTGA